In Dehalococcoidia bacterium, the sequence GGGTCGTCGACCTTGATCCAGGGGTAGTAGAGGGCGCCATAGCCGCCGTCCGAGATCAGGTTCGCCACCTTCATCTTCCAGTCGTCAACCTGCGTGGGGTCCAGGCCGGGCGGCGTGTCCAGAATGGCAACGCGGTCTTCCATGCGCTCGCAGTGCGCGAGGATCGCCTTCTGGAGCGAAATGACGCCTTCCATGTCGAGGAGGCCATCCTCGAGGGCCTTCATTAGGTCCGGTACCACCACCATGGTCACGTCCTCGAGCGCTTCCAGGCCCTCGATGCCGCTGCGGGAAGCGACGCTGCCCTGGAAGTCAGTGGTGGTGAGCGCTGTGAGGGCCTCGCCGCCACCCGTCATCTGATAGGTTGCGGGCGCGGGCGCGCGGTCCGCGACAGATACGCCTCGCGGCGCCAGGTCCTCGATCATGATCAACTTGGAGCCTGTCTCCGTTGCGTTGATCACGTCGACAGCGTTGCGCGGGTCGCCACGGCGGAGCGTCAGGTTCTCGAAGACCTCCGGCGCTTTGCCGGGGGCGGTGACGGTAATCCTGAACCGGCGCTCGTCCGCAGGGGCGTCGCCGCCCGACGCCGGGGGCTCGTCGGCGACCTCGACCTTGATGTCGTTGCCTTCAGGTCCGGGCTCGCGCGCCGTAATCCGCAGCGAGTCCACCGCGGTCGCCGCCCGGCCGGGGAGCGCGAGCGTCGAAGGCTGGCTGACGACGTCTCCACCGACCCTGATGACCCAGGCGTTGCCGCCGCCGTTGGCGAAGAAGCCGTAGATCGAAAGCGGCATGTACCCGCTCTTGATGAAGCCGCCGAACGTGTTCGTGTACTGCGTCCAGTTCGTCACGCGCACCGGCTTGTTGATCGGCCCTTTCTCCGCGAAGCCGACGAACGCGGCTACGCGGGTGCCGACACCTTCGATTGGGCGGCTGCCGCCCGGTACCTCCTCAACGTAGACTCCGGGTGCCTGATACGTGGTCCTTGGCATTGTTCCTTCCCTTTCCCGGGGCCCTTTCCGGGCACGCCGCTCCTAACCTCTCCGTCTGCGAGACCTGGGCTCCTTGTCCGTGGGCTCCGCTTGCTCCTCGCCCGCGCCGGGCGCTGGGTCCTTCCTGGCGCCATTGCCGTTGGCCTTGCCGTCGGCGCCAGGTAACGACAGCACTGACTCGGCCGGGAGGTCGGCCGTGAGCTCGAAGTACTCGTTTTCGACGAGCACGAATACCCTTTGCTTTCCCGGCTTGACGTTCTCGAGGGCGAACTCGCCCTTCTCGTTCGTGCGGTCGGATGCCGTGTCCGCGCGCACCAGCGCCCCCGCCACGGGGCGGCCGTCCCGCTCGATGCGGCCTTCGTAGCGCTTGCGCGAGGTGTCGGGCGGGGTCCATCCCGGCCCCGACATACCGACGCCGCGCTCGCGCACAGCCGGACTCTCGTAGCTGACGTCGACTTCGAGGGGGATTGTCACCGTCACGCGGACGGAGGGGTGGAGGTCATTGTCCAGGAC encodes:
- a CDS encoding phage tail sheath C-terminal domain-containing protein — its product is MPRTTYQAPGVYVEEVPGGSRPIEGVGTRVAAFVGFAEKGPINKPVRVTNWTQYTNTFGGFIKSGYMPLSIYGFFANGGGNAWVIRVGGDVVSQPSTLALPGRAATAVDSLRITAREPGPEGNDIKVEVADEPPASGGDAPADERRFRITVTAPGKAPEVFENLTLRRGDPRNAVDVINATETGSKLIMIEDLAPRGVSVADRAPAPATYQMTGGGEALTALTTTDFQGSVASRSGIEGLEALEDVTMVVVPDLMKALEDGLLDMEGVISLQKAILAHCERMEDRVAILDTPPGLDPTQVDDWKMKVANLISDGGYGALYYPWIKVDDPATNTTRFIPPSGHMAGIWSRSDDNRGVHKAPANEQVLGVLDLETQLTMEELGTLNVHSINCIRAFPGRGIRVWGARTLAEAASEWRYINVRRVFNYVKKSLEQGTQWVVFEPNDESLWARVRRDITAFLTRLWGTGALFGATADEAFYVKCDRETNPPEVIDAGMMVCEIGIAPVKPAEFVIFHIRQITPGATE
- a CDS encoding Pvc16 family protein; translation: MLNELDETLKLLLQQDLPRVVERIEPDGFDISFDVPNREFRSRLTRPTLCLYLYNIQENRELRGRTWNVTRGPGSVTTRRPAVRLDCSYMVTAWSNEVEDEHRLLTGAARVLFRNPVLPREVLQGGLAVEYDNGIDITTQVAQPETFKDVVDIWSVLDNDLHPSVRVTVTIPLEVDVSYESPAVRERGVGMSGPGWTPPDTSRKRYEGRIERDGRPVAGALVRADTASDRTNEKGEFALENVKPGKQRVFVLVENEYFELTADLPAESVLSLPGADGKANGNGARKDPAPGAGEEQAEPTDKEPRSRRRRG